The Sciurus carolinensis chromosome 5, mSciCar1.2, whole genome shotgun sequence genome segment GGCCTCAGCCTGAGGGTCAGGCCTGGGCAGAAGCTGCGCAGGTTCTGGGGCACCCTGGCCTACCTTGCTCCCGAAATCCTCCTGAGGCGGGAATACGAGGGCCCCCCAGCGGACGTGTGGAGCCTGGGCGTCATCCTGTTTTATCTGTTGGCCGGAAGGTGCCCCTTCAAGGCGCTCTTGCGCTCGGGGATGGTGAGGCGGATCCGGGAGGGAAGGTACCACATCCCTGACCGCGTTCCGCCCCAAGCACGCAGCCTCATCCGTAGCATGCTGAGCATGGACCCGGCTCGGCGCCCGACGGTAGAGCAAGTCCTCCAGCACCCGTGGCTGAGGGAGGGTGAGGAGGCTTCCCCGCGTCAGGATGGGGAGCCACCCCCCAAACGCCCAGACCCCGCCATAATGGCAGCCCTGTTGGACTTGGGTCACGACCCGTACGAGGCCTGGGTGTCTCTGACTCGGGGGAAGTTTGATGACGCCGCGGCCGCCTACCTGATCCTTCGGCACCAGCTGAGCCAGGGGGCGGGCTGCGCGTTCAATGGGAAGCCTGTGCGACCCGCACACCCTTCCGATGGCTCCGTCCTCCCGAGGAGGAGCACCAGCGAGCTTGCCCTTCGCGCCTGCCCCTCGGCCTGTGACCATCGACTTCCCCAGGAGGCCCAGCACACAGGGCACAAGGACCTCAGAAGGGCCAGCCTGGCTGGCACCGACCTCCGCTGGCTGCCCCAAAGGACCCCTGCACCTGCCCCTGCGCCCCAGAAGCCCAGCCATTCCCGCAAAGATACCTCCACAGGGCAGCCCAAGGCCTGGAAGCGGGTGGCTAGGACGCTTGCCACCTGCTTCCGCCAGCTGTGTTGCTGTGAGTCCCAAAGTCGCAGCCAAGAAGGGGCTCCTGGGACCGGAGAGCCGAAACGTGGCAGAGGCCGAGCGAGAGTGGCTCCCATGTGATGGAGAGCTGCGTCAGACCCACCCCACCGGCAGTCGGAGGACGCTGTGCTCTCCGCATCCAGACctcagggctgggcctgggtcccaTGGACTCCAAACCCCTGCAGGAGCCAGGTGTGCAAACTGGCTCAGGCTTCTCTGCTCCAGGCGCAGCCAGAGGCACCTGTGGATCCGCCTGGACAACAGGAGTCTCCTCTGCCCCCGCCTGCGAGAGACACCAGAGACTGTTTCTCCCTGGGACACTGGTCCCTGCACGACCCTTCTCTGTCCTTTCCCCCATATTTCTGGAAGAGCAGAGGCTTTTCTTGATAACTGTTTCTCaaaaactttataataaaatcGATGTTCTGAAGATCAAAAAAAGTGTGCGTAAGAAAATGGGGTGATGTGGGATGACCTCAGGATTGCACCCAGCAGCACCCCTTTCCAAGGCCTTCACCACTGTGCCTCCCTCTCTTGTTCAGTTTATCAACTTGCTCACCTTGAGCCAGTGTGGATGGAGTGTCATTTGTCTTTGCTCTTGTACACAGAAACTCACTTGCATTTAGCCAGTGTCACAGGACTCTCATCTCTTCAGCCCAGTTTGGATGGAGGCTCTCCCCTAGCCAGTGTAGACATGGACTACTTTTAGCTCGTGGTCTTTGCAAAAGGAATTCTTCTCCCATTCTTCATGCTCCTGCCTGAAGTGTGTGGACAGGGTCGGTAGCAATTGTTTGAGAAGTCATATAAGCACAGGTCTTAAGTCAGAGTGTGACTTGTACAGTTTTCTCTGTGGCACCTAGAAGCAGATGTTGGCCTTCCCCCTGGGAGTGTGGAACTCCTCCCctatagaaatgaagaaatgtttcacttaattctttaaatatgtgAATGCCTATCCTTTTCATGCTGAGGCTCTTCCGACAAGTAGCACCTGAACCATTAGTGCCATCCCTATAGCCAATGCTGAGTTTTCCATTTAGGTCTTGCTCTTCCTAAGTCCTCCTTTGATCCACAACTTCCTATATCCTCCTCTTGCCTGCTTGTCATAAGTGCATTTAGGTAGGGATGAATGTTTGGATCCTCCTGATTGACAGGAAGTCATGGTAGTGGTCCAGAAATCCAGATATGATGAACATCTTCACACACGGTGATTAGGAGTCAGCTTCAGTGGCATAGTGAGAGCCCAATAAACCTGTTCTCTTTATAATATATgaagcctcaggtatttcataagagtaacagaaaatggattatA includes the following:
- the LOC124985580 gene encoding sperm motility kinase 3A-like, translated to MRRQSRETSVALQGPCSCEETTFRDRYEVLRTIGRGGCAEVQVARHLLTGAEVAVKVLPKEKGKAALSEASVMRWLDHPNVIQLFQVIETREHVYLVMELAEGGPLKHIPPGGMRPEEARRVFRQIAGAVGYCHGQGVVHLDLKLPNVVVDAAGTCKLIDFGLSLRVRPGQKLRRFWGTLAYLAPEILLRREYEGPPADVWSLGVILFYLLAGRCPFKALLRSGMVRRIREGRYHIPDRVPPQARSLIRSMLSMDPARRPTVEQVLQHPWLREGEEASPRQDGEPPPKRPDPAIMAALLDLGHDPYEAWVSLTRGKFDDAAAAYLILRHQLSQGAGCAFNGKPVRPAHPSDGSVLPRRSTSELALRACPSACDHRLPQEAQHTGHKDLRRASLAGTDLRWLPQRTPAPAPAPQKPSHSRKDTSTGQPKAWKRVARTLATCFRQLCCCESQSRSQEGAPGTGEPKRGRGRARVAPM